The following proteins come from a genomic window of Mariniflexile sp. TRM1-10:
- a CDS encoding BamA/OMP85 family outer membrane protein, whose translation MKLLLNIKKENDDLGKQVNNLANNLPLTTFLKNCFALLLFISGISIQAQDLPYSNGEKYILGDVSVSGNTSFSEQTIITYSGLSKGKEISIPGEDIGDAIKKLWNSKLFSDIEVYITHVEGNVAYLQIRLSDLPQLNELKINGVKKGKVEGIVKDTKLNKGVKVTENLITTTKNFLTKKYKKEGYLNTKVHINTIEVKDSTTTARVNMVVNIDKGEKVKIKDIVFTGNEVLSDKYLRKSMKGTKKINRLRILKRSKFIDSAYQADLTNVVEKYKENGYRDARIISDSIIYNDDKTISLQIGVNEGTQYTFGDITFIGNTVYSNEQLTRMLRIRKGDTYNGVLLQKRIADNSKPDGDDITNLYQNNGYLFSSINPVEVSAANNVIDLEIRISEGKPAYFNNVTVVGNDKTNDHVIYREIRTRPGQLYSKANVVRTVRELGQLGFFDAQEISPNFNNPNPNEGTIDMEYSVKETGSSQIELQGGYGGGGFIGTLGLSFNNFSIKDIFKKDAYKPIPMGDGQKLALRLQASRFYQTYSFSFSEPWLGGKRPVQFSTSISHTKQFQYNRITGNADKSKSFNITGITFGLAKRLQVPDDFFVLSQAIGYQRYDLNNYNTGLFTFGDGYSNNLYYSVGLSRNNTSVDPIYPTAGSSFGVNAKFTIPYSLFDGVDYKALSEEYNELDRSVSGTPDYTRAGEIDQQRYNWLEFYKVSFKGDWYTQIAKDLVLRPSVEFGFLGAYNNDRGVIPFERYYLGGDGLGTYSLDGREAIALRGYPNQSLSDNDGGTIYNKFSLELRYPITLKASAKIYALGFLEGGASFTKFRDYNPFDIKRSAGLGIRIFMPAFGLLGIDFGHGFDPLESLGETKKHGWETHFIIGQQF comes from the coding sequence ATGAAGCTATTATTGAATATCAAAAAAGAGAACGACGATTTGGGAAAACAAGTGAACAACTTAGCTAATAATTTACCTTTGACAACATTTTTAAAAAACTGTTTTGCTTTATTACTTTTTATAAGCGGCATTAGCATTCAAGCTCAAGATTTACCATATAGTAACGGTGAAAAATACATTTTAGGAGATGTTTCTGTATCTGGAAATACCTCATTTAGCGAACAAACCATAATTACATATTCCGGATTAAGCAAAGGAAAAGAAATATCTATCCCTGGTGAAGATATTGGCGATGCTATAAAAAAACTTTGGAACTCCAAATTATTTAGCGATATAGAAGTTTATATAACCCATGTAGAAGGTAATGTTGCTTACTTACAAATTAGATTGTCTGATCTACCACAACTTAACGAATTAAAAATTAATGGTGTAAAAAAGGGTAAAGTTGAAGGAATAGTTAAAGACACCAAATTAAATAAAGGTGTAAAAGTCACCGAAAACCTTATTACTACGACAAAAAATTTCCTAACTAAAAAATACAAAAAGGAAGGTTATTTAAACACAAAAGTACATATCAATACTATTGAAGTTAAAGATTCTACAACAACTGCCAGAGTTAACATGGTTGTTAATATTGATAAAGGTGAAAAAGTAAAAATAAAAGACATAGTATTTACAGGCAACGAAGTATTAAGCGACAAATATCTTCGTAAAAGTATGAAAGGCACAAAAAAAATAAATCGCCTTCGCATATTAAAACGCTCGAAGTTTATTGATTCTGCATATCAAGCAGACTTAACAAATGTTGTAGAAAAATACAAAGAAAATGGCTATAGAGATGCCCGCATTATATCGGATAGTATTATTTACAACGACGACAAAACAATTTCTTTACAAATAGGAGTTAACGAAGGCACCCAATACACCTTTGGGGACATTACTTTTATAGGTAACACCGTTTACTCAAACGAGCAATTAACCAGAATGTTACGTATTAGAAAAGGTGACACTTATAACGGTGTACTATTACAAAAGCGTATAGCAGACAATTCCAAACCAGATGGTGATGATATAACAAACTTGTACCAAAACAACGGTTATTTATTTTCAAGCATAAACCCTGTTGAAGTAAGTGCTGCCAACAATGTTATTGATTTGGAAATTAGAATATCGGAAGGGAAGCCTGCTTATTTCAATAATGTTACGGTGGTTGGAAACGACAAAACAAACGACCATGTTATTTACCGCGAAATTAGAACACGTCCAGGACAATTATACAGTAAAGCCAATGTGGTACGTACCGTTAGGGAACTTGGTCAATTGGGTTTTTTCGATGCCCAGGAAATATCGCCTAACTTTAATAATCCAAACCCTAACGAAGGCACCATAGATATGGAATACTCGGTTAAAGAAACAGGATCCAGTCAAATAGAATTACAAGGTGGTTACGGTGGTGGTGGCTTTATAGGTACTTTAGGATTATCGTTTAACAACTTTTCCATTAAAGATATTTTCAAAAAAGATGCTTACAAACCAATCCCTATGGGCGATGGTCAAAAACTGGCATTACGTTTACAGGCCAGCCGTTTTTACCAAACGTATAGCTTTTCATTTTCCGAGCCTTGGTTAGGTGGTAAACGTCCCGTGCAATTTTCAACATCGATATCACATACAAAACAATTTCAGTATAATCGTATAACTGGAAACGCAGATAAATCTAAAAGTTTTAATATTACAGGTATTACCTTTGGTTTAGCAAAACGCTTGCAAGTACCAGACGATTTCTTTGTATTATCACAAGCCATTGGCTATCAACGTTACGACTTAAATAATTACAATACAGGATTATTTACTTTTGGTGATGGTTATTCTAATAACTTATATTATTCTGTAGGATTAAGCAGGAACAACACCAGTGTAGATCCTATTTACCCAACCGCAGGTTCGAGTTTTGGCGTTAATGCCAAATTCACAATTCCTTATTCGTTATTTGATGGTGTTGATTATAAAGCACTAAGTGAGGAATATAATGAATTAGACCGATCTGTTAGTGGTACTCCAGATTACACCCGAGCTGGAGAAATAGACCAACAACGCTATAACTGGTTAGAATTCTATAAAGTAAGTTTTAAAGGCGATTGGTACACACAAATAGCAAAAGATTTAGTGTTAAGACCAAGCGTAGAATTTGGTTTTTTAGGCGCCTACAATAACGATAGAGGTGTCATCCCTTTCGAACGTTATTATTTGGGAGGCGATGGTTTAGGCACCTATAGTTTAGATGGTAGAGAAGCTATTGCGCTACGTGGCTATCCAAACCAATCATTATCCGATAATGATGGTGGTACTATTTATAATAAATTCTCATTAGAGCTTCGTTACCCTATTACATTAAAAGCATCTGCAAAAATTTATGCCTTAGGTTTTTTAGAAGGTGGTGCATCATTCACTAAATTTAGAGATTACAACCCATTTGACATTAAACGCTCTGCAGGTTTGGGTATTCGCATCTTTATGCCAGCGTTTGGTTTGTTAGGAATTGACTTTGGTCATGGGTTTGATCCTTTAGAATCTTTAGGTGAAACTAAAAAGCACGGATGGGAAACACACTTCATCATTGGACAACAATTTTAA
- a CDS encoding gamma carbonic anhydrase family protein: MPIIKSVNGKSPQLPDDCYIAENATIVGDVVAGSQCSIWFNAVVRGDVNYIKMGNKVNVQDGAVIHATYLTAPTNIGNNVSIGHNAIVHGCTIHDNVLVGMGSIIMDNCVIESNSIIAAGAVVTQNTRVESGSIYAGVPAVKIKDISQELISGQIDRIANNYIKYSSWFKE, from the coding sequence ATGCCAATAATAAAATCAGTAAACGGAAAGTCACCACAATTACCAGACGATTGTTACATAGCCGAAAACGCCACGATTGTAGGCGATGTCGTAGCAGGTTCTCAATGCAGTATCTGGTTTAATGCCGTGGTTCGTGGCGATGTAAACTACATAAAAATGGGCAATAAAGTAAATGTGCAAGACGGTGCTGTTATACACGCGACTTATCTAACCGCTCCAACCAATATAGGCAACAACGTATCTATTGGTCATAATGCCATAGTCCATGGTTGCACCATACATGACAATGTTTTGGTAGGTATGGGAAGCATTATTATGGACAATTGCGTTATAGAAAGCAATAGTATTATAGCTGCAGGTGCCGTAGTAACCCAGAACACCAGAGTTGAGTCCGGAAGTATTTACGCAGGTGTACCAGCCGTAAAAATAAAAGATATAAGCCAAGAGTTAATTTCTGGGCAAATAGACCGCATTGCCAATAATTACATAAAATATTCCAGTTGGTTTAAAGAGTAA
- a CDS encoding NAD kinase — protein MKVAVFGRFYNETTTTSVERLFDYLLKKNADAYIETEFFNLIKSEYPNFDDYKSFKTFDTLDKSFDFLVSVGGDGTILRAIIFVKDMDIPIIGINTGRLGFLATIQVDQIEKAIQNIIDGKYRISERSLLSIETSPENDDIKSLNFALNEIAVSRKNTTSMITVETYLNGEFLTSYWSDGLIVSTPTGSTGYSLSCGGPVITPDTNSFVLAPIAPHNLSARPLIIPDSTEIQLKVSGREESHLISLDSRIATLENGTLIKIKKADFKIKMIDLLDESFLDTLRKKLLWGEDKRN, from the coding sequence ATGAAAGTTGCCGTTTTTGGACGATTTTATAACGAAACCACTACAACTTCCGTAGAACGCTTATTTGATTATTTACTAAAGAAAAACGCCGATGCCTACATTGAAACCGAGTTTTTCAATCTTATAAAAAGTGAATATCCAAATTTTGACGATTACAAATCTTTTAAAACATTTGACACTTTAGACAAATCGTTTGATTTTTTGGTAAGTGTTGGTGGCGACGGTACTATTTTACGCGCCATTATTTTTGTAAAAGATATGGACATTCCAATTATAGGAATCAACACGGGACGTTTAGGTTTTTTAGCTACAATTCAAGTCGACCAAATAGAAAAAGCCATTCAAAACATTATAGATGGCAAGTATAGAATTTCAGAACGCAGTTTATTATCGATTGAAACATCACCTGAAAACGATGATATTAAATCGCTAAATTTCGCATTAAACGAAATAGCGGTAAGCCGAAAAAACACCACCTCCATGATTACCGTTGAAACCTATTTAAACGGTGAATTCTTAACCTCGTATTGGAGTGATGGCCTCATAGTTTCAACACCAACAGGTTCAACAGGTTACTCATTAAGTTGTGGCGGTCCCGTAATAACACCAGATACCAATAGTTTTGTTTTAGCACCCATTGCACCTCATAATTTAAGCGCACGTCCACTTATCATTCCAGACTCTACTGAAATTCAACTAAAAGTTTCAGGCAGGGAAGAAAGCCATTTAATCTCTTTGGATTCCAGAATTGCTACTTTAGAAAATGGCACCCTCATTAAAATTAAAAAAGCCGATTTTAAAATTAAAATGATTGATCTTTTGGATGAAAGCTTTTTAGACACGCTTCGAAAAAAACTACTTTGGGGAGAAGACAAACGGAATTAG
- a CDS encoding OmpH family outer membrane protein: MKQLKTLLLATVLCIGTVSFSNAQSKIAHINTQELITAMPEMKEAQKQLETLSKTYQTDIQSSVTEFQTLLKQYEAEAATKTEEENAKRGQEIQEKQQRIQQFQADAQKDLQKKEMDLLQPITEKAKAAILRVGRAQGFDYVLDSAQGVTILADGKNLLDDVKKELGI, from the coding sequence ATGAAACAATTAAAAACCCTATTATTAGCAACTGTATTATGTATTGGAACCGTTAGTTTCTCTAACGCCCAAAGCAAAATTGCTCATATAAACACCCAAGAATTAATTACGGCTATGCCAGAAATGAAAGAAGCCCAAAAGCAACTGGAAACATTAAGCAAAACGTATCAAACAGACATTCAAAGTTCTGTTACCGAATTCCAAACGTTGTTAAAGCAATACGAAGCAGAAGCAGCTACTAAAACAGAAGAAGAAAACGCTAAAAGAGGGCAAGAAATTCAAGAAAAACAACAACGTATTCAACAATTTCAAGCCGATGCTCAAAAAGATTTACAGAAAAAAGAAATGGATTTGTTACAACCAATTACCGAAAAAGCAAAAGCTGCTATTTTAAGAGTTGGTCGCGCACAAGGTTTTGATTATGTTTTAGATTCGGCTCAAGGTGTTACTATTTTAGCTGATGGTAAAAACTTATTAGACGATGTTAAAAAAGAACTAGGTATATAA
- a CDS encoding isoprenyl transferase: MNLKETVQSKNLPKHIAVIMDGNGRWAKQQGMMRAFGHENGTKAVKQTVEACAELGVENLTLYAFSTENWNRPKLEVQTLMKLLVSSLKKEIKTLQDNNIKLSAIGNLNSLPKKVFKELHEVIEQTNANTRMTLTLALSYGSREELLNTVKEISIKVKNNIISLEKIDESIINEHLYTRNLPDVDLLIRTSGEQRISNFLLWQIAYAELYFTSVLWPDFTKQHLYEAIIEYQKRERRFGKTSEQLS; encoded by the coding sequence ATGAATTTAAAGGAAACAGTACAAAGCAAAAACTTACCAAAACACATTGCTGTTATTATGGATGGCAATGGGCGTTGGGCTAAACAACAAGGCATGATGCGGGCTTTTGGTCATGAAAATGGCACAAAAGCTGTTAAACAAACCGTTGAAGCTTGCGCCGAACTCGGTGTTGAAAATTTAACGCTGTATGCTTTTTCTACCGAAAACTGGAACCGTCCAAAACTTGAGGTTCAAACGCTTATGAAACTTTTAGTTTCTTCATTAAAAAAAGAAATTAAAACGCTTCAAGATAACAACATAAAACTCTCTGCCATAGGCAATTTAAACAGTTTACCTAAAAAAGTTTTCAAAGAACTTCACGAAGTTATAGAACAAACAAATGCCAATACCCGAATGACTTTAACCTTAGCTTTAAGCTATGGCTCTCGAGAAGAATTACTAAATACTGTTAAAGAGATTAGTATTAAAGTTAAAAATAATATAATTTCGCTCGAAAAAATTGATGAATCAATTATAAATGAGCATCTTTACACGCGAAATTTACCAGACGTAGATTTGCTTATTAGAACCAGTGGGGAACAACGTATAAGCAACTTTTTACTTTGGCAAATTGCTTATGCCGAATTGTATTTCACTAGCGTATTATGGCCGGATTTTACAAAGCAGCATTTGTATGAAGCTATTATTGAATATCAAAAAAGAGAACGACGATTTGGGAAAACAAGTGAACAACTTAGCTAA
- a CDS encoding type IX secretion system protein PorG has protein sequence MRHLTILILSILIAQLSHSQINELGVFVGGSNFIGDVGATDYISPNQFAIGGIYKWNRSKRHSYRASLIFSDLEGIDVNSDDPRRIQRGYEFSTKITEISAGMEFTFIDFNLHSGRKIATPYLYTGISVAHHDNSYFLNGVQTDENNSSWAYGIPMALGFKTNFLGNLILGIEVGARYTFSDELDGSFPDDANHFQNRFGNINNNDWYVFSGITLTYTFGENPCYCIN, from the coding sequence ATGAGGCATTTAACCATATTGATATTAAGCATTTTAATCGCTCAATTAAGCCATTCCCAAATCAACGAATTAGGTGTTTTTGTAGGAGGCAGTAATTTTATTGGCGACGTAGGAGCTACCGACTATATTTCGCCCAATCAATTTGCCATTGGGGGTATTTATAAATGGAATAGAAGTAAAAGACACTCATACCGTGCTTCTTTAATTTTTAGTGATTTAGAAGGCATCGATGTGAATTCAGACGACCCAAGACGTATTCAAAGAGGCTATGAGTTTTCAACTAAAATAACCGAAATTTCGGCAGGAATGGAATTTACCTTTATAGATTTTAACCTTCATTCTGGCCGAAAAATAGCAACACCTTATTTATATACTGGAATAAGTGTAGCGCACCACGATAATTCTTATTTTTTAAACGGCGTGCAAACCGACGAAAACAATTCCAGTTGGGCATACGGGATTCCTATGGCATTAGGATTTAAAACAAATTTCCTGGGCAATCTTATTTTAGGTATTGAAGTTGGTGCACGTTATACATTTTCAGATGAGTTGGATGGAAGTTTTCCTGACGATGCAAACCATTTCCAAAACCGATTTGGCAATATTAATAATAACGACTGGTATGTGTTTTCGGGCATTACCTTAACCTATACATTTGGCGAAAACCCATGTTATTGTATAAATTAA
- the murI gene encoding glutamate racemase translates to MSKQPIGIFDSGVGGTSIWKEINMLLPNENTIYLADSANAPYGLKTKETIVSLSIKNVEHLINQGCKIIVVACNTATTNAIYLLRETYNIPIIGIEPAIKPAALNTQTKAIGILATKGTLSSELFHKTTDLFASDITVIERIGEGIVELIESGQLHSEAMRNLLKLYLQPMIDANIDYLVLGCTHYPYLMPLLIDILPNHVKIIDSGEAVARQIKAVLEKHDLLNTSVAKGNCQFFTNGKTEVLASLIDDTLKVEYLDF, encoded by the coding sequence ATGAGCAAACAACCTATTGGCATTTTCGATTCTGGTGTTGGTGGCACTTCTATTTGGAAAGAAATCAACATGCTTTTACCAAATGAGAATACCATCTATTTAGCCGATAGCGCTAATGCTCCTTATGGTTTAAAAACAAAAGAAACCATTGTTAGTTTAAGCATTAAAAATGTTGAGCACCTTATTAACCAAGGTTGTAAAATTATAGTGGTGGCCTGTAATACCGCCACGACCAATGCCATTTACCTACTCAGAGAAACATATAACATCCCCATTATAGGCATAGAACCTGCCATAAAACCAGCGGCACTTAACACCCAAACCAAAGCCATAGGCATTTTGGCTACCAAAGGCACGCTTTCCAGTGAGCTATTTCATAAAACAACCGATTTGTTTGCTAGCGATATTACGGTTATTGAACGCATTGGCGAAGGCATTGTAGAACTTATTGAAAGTGGACAATTGCATTCTGAAGCTATGAGAAATTTATTGAAACTGTATTTACAACCCATGATTGATGCCAATATTGATTATTTGGTTTTGGGTTGTACACACTATCCTTATTTAATGCCTTTACTTATTGATATATTGCCTAATCATGTTAAAATTATAGATTCAGGTGAAGCTGTAGCACGACAAATCAAAGCGGTTTTAGAAAAGCATGATTTGTTAAACACCAGTGTAGCAAAAGGGAACTGCCAATTTTTTACTAACGGAAAAACCGAAGTTTTAGCATCGCTAATAGATGATACGCTTAAGGTTGAATATCTTGATTTTTAA
- a CDS encoding OmpH family outer membrane protein produces the protein MKNSVLFLLTLVCMISFSVNAQRGVRIGYIDTEFILENIPEYQEATAQLNEKANKWKNEIDAKLSAIEQKRKDLSNEKALLTKELIDEREEDIAFEEKEILDYQQKRFGPNGDLFIQKKQLMQPIQDQIFAAVQDMAATKQYDIILDKSETVMLYSAKQYDLSDIVIRSITRTAKRTQAESKAERRAAEAEELVPEVNYELEAREKALEEKKAERESAIEKARQEKLDARAAKVKEAEERRQKILEEREKARQEKLDARKTTDEPEVKAEETSKSVETKTEEEPKVEETKTQAQLIEENRQKKLAEREARKKELEERKKKILEERQKAKDSINNK, from the coding sequence ATGAAAAATAGCGTTCTTTTTTTACTGACATTAGTTTGTATGATATCCTTTTCAGTTAATGCGCAACGTGGTGTACGAATTGGATATATTGATACGGAATTTATTTTAGAAAATATACCTGAATACCAAGAAGCTACCGCACAATTAAACGAAAAGGCCAACAAATGGAAAAACGAAATTGACGCCAAGTTAAGTGCCATAGAACAAAAACGAAAAGATTTAAGCAACGAAAAAGCACTTTTAACAAAAGAACTTATTGATGAACGCGAAGAGGATATTGCTTTTGAAGAAAAGGAAATTTTAGACTATCAGCAAAAACGTTTTGGACCCAATGGCGATTTGTTTATTCAAAAGAAACAATTGATGCAGCCCATACAAGATCAAATTTTTGCAGCAGTTCAAGATATGGCAGCAACAAAACAGTACGATATTATTTTAGATAAATCTGAAACTGTGATGCTATATTCAGCAAAACAATACGATTTAAGTGATATAGTAATAAGAAGCATTACAAGAACTGCTAAACGCACACAAGCAGAATCAAAAGCAGAACGAAGGGCTGCTGAAGCTGAAGAATTAGTACCAGAAGTTAATTATGAGTTGGAAGCACGCGAAAAAGCATTGGAAGAGAAAAAAGCCGAACGCGAAAGTGCTATAGAAAAAGCGAGACAAGAAAAATTAGACGCACGTGCTGCTAAAGTAAAAGAAGCAGAAGAAAGACGTCAAAAAATATTGGAGGAGCGCGAAAAAGCGAGACAAGAAAAGTTAGATGCTAGAAAAACGACCGATGAGCCAGAGGTGAAAGCAGAAGAAACATCTAAATCGGTTGAAACAAAAACCGAAGAAGAACCAAAAGTTGAAGAAACTAAAACACAGGCGCAACTTATTGAGGAAAACAGACAAAAAAAATTAGCAGAAAGAGAAGCCAGAAAAAAAGAATTGGAAGAAAGAAAAAAGAAAATTCTTGAAGAACGTCAAAAGGCTAAAGACAGTATAAACAACAAATAA
- a CDS encoding histidine kinase produces the protein MKSSLKYIWFVCMMLCTTVLLAQENDKILNNQPTFTVRGSVIESDTKNPIPNVNIEVNGGSYTTTDLGGNFRIEARKGDELTIKHKDFETVYYIIQSNERIKVEVQPSIEDVQYSKKKYSRTNPELFKSLIDSAETHLKKDAKKSIQFIEKALGASNSSKENSEAYEVLGDIYLYWKQYDLAVSNYRISIQSINTNVVKLKLASAYKQNNNYQESLQVYNGINKKELSNWQLVELYEGLGDVYLLTKSYQSAINAYNEGLKVAQKHLISPKVTDLNSKIAQVYNAKGEVQKAEGFFNESLKLANTQNKKRAVEEKIKVADFKNKTNNYSSEIQLRKEALKQIKDIQKDSILNNESALTPQKQNYKIGNAYASQRDYANAIPYLKKSIEEADDKEDLIVQKDATRKLSEVYREAGEFDKALVAYQSYVDLVDQLYSIKEQEISQAARFSKEIVAKQNRILSLESDRALSESKYELNLEQAKRQKVIIYSLIGGVMLLLVVGFLMFKYIKQQRLANNLLALKSLRSQMNPHFIFNALNSVNSFIASNDERTANKYLTDFSLLMRAVLENSEEDFIPLEKEIELLELYTKLEHFRFQDKFDYNITIDENINISEFVIPPMLLQPYIENAVWHGLRYKKAKGRLDISISQSNPEEIKITITDDGIGREKSKALKTENQKKQNSKGMGNIKKRVSILNAMYKDKVDVFVDDFQDEEDRGTKVVVTLKKD, from the coding sequence ATGAAGTCGTCACTAAAATATATATGGTTTGTATGCATGATGTTGTGCACAACGGTTTTGTTGGCTCAAGAAAATGACAAAATCTTAAATAATCAACCGACATTTACGGTTCGAGGCTCTGTGATTGAAAGTGATACCAAAAACCCGATTCCGAATGTCAATATTGAAGTGAATGGGGGTTCTTATACAACGACCGATTTAGGAGGTAATTTTAGAATTGAAGCAAGAAAAGGCGATGAACTTACCATAAAGCATAAAGATTTTGAAACGGTTTATTATATTATTCAAAGCAATGAACGTATTAAAGTGGAGGTACAACCTAGTATTGAAGATGTTCAATATTCTAAGAAAAAGTATTCAAGAACCAATCCCGAATTGTTTAAATCACTTATAGATTCTGCCGAAACGCATTTAAAAAAAGATGCTAAAAAGAGTATCCAATTTATTGAGAAAGCGTTGGGAGCTAGTAATTCTTCAAAAGAAAATAGTGAAGCCTATGAGGTTTTAGGCGATATTTATTTGTATTGGAAACAGTATGATTTAGCGGTTTCAAACTACCGAATTAGCATTCAGAGCATCAATACGAATGTCGTGAAGTTAAAATTGGCTTCTGCCTATAAACAAAACAATAACTACCAAGAAAGTCTTCAAGTTTATAATGGCATTAACAAAAAGGAATTGTCTAATTGGCAATTGGTAGAATTATACGAAGGACTTGGTGATGTCTATCTGTTGACAAAATCGTATCAATCGGCCATTAATGCGTATAACGAAGGTTTAAAAGTAGCACAAAAGCATTTAATATCTCCAAAGGTAACCGATTTAAACTCCAAAATAGCACAGGTTTATAATGCTAAAGGTGAAGTCCAAAAAGCAGAAGGGTTTTTTAATGAGTCTTTAAAGCTTGCAAATACTCAAAATAAAAAACGTGCTGTTGAAGAAAAAATTAAAGTCGCCGATTTTAAAAATAAGACAAACAATTATTCAAGTGAAATTCAACTTAGAAAAGAAGCCTTAAAACAAATAAAAGACATACAAAAAGATTCTATTTTAAATAACGAAAGTGCGTTAACCCCACAAAAACAAAATTATAAAATAGGGAATGCCTATGCCTCTCAAAGAGATTATGCTAATGCGATACCTTATTTGAAGAAAAGTATAGAAGAGGCTGATGATAAAGAGGATTTAATCGTTCAAAAAGATGCGACCAGAAAACTTTCGGAAGTGTATAGGGAAGCCGGGGAATTTGATAAAGCACTTGTAGCTTACCAAAGTTATGTAGATTTAGTAGATCAATTATATTCAATAAAAGAACAGGAAATATCGCAGGCCGCTAGGTTTAGTAAAGAAATTGTTGCAAAACAAAATAGAATTTTAAGTTTAGAAAGCGATAGGGCATTATCCGAAAGTAAATACGAGCTTAATTTAGAACAAGCCAAACGCCAAAAGGTTATTATTTACTCATTAATAGGAGGTGTCATGTTGTTGTTGGTAGTGGGTTTTTTAATGTTTAAGTACATCAAACAACAGCGGTTGGCAAACAATTTGTTGGCGTTAAAAAGTTTACGCAGTCAAATGAATCCGCACTTTATTTTTAATGCTCTAAATTCGGTAAATAGTTTTATAGCATCAAATGATGAAAGAACAGCCAACAAATACCTGACAGATTTTTCATTGTTAATGCGCGCCGTTTTAGAAAATAGTGAAGAAGATTTTATACCTCTGGAAAAAGAAATTGAGCTTTTGGAACTATACACCAAATTGGAACATTTTAGGTTTCAAGATAAATTTGATTATAACATAACAATCGATGAAAATATCAATATCAGTGAGTTTGTCATTCCCCCCATGTTATTGCAACCCTACATTGAAAATGCAGTTTGGCACGGATTGCGATACAAAAAAGCAAAAGGACGATTAGACATTAGCATTTCACAAAGCAATCCTGAAGAAATTAAAATAACCATTACAGATGATGGTATTGGAAGAGAAAAATCGAAAGCCCTAAAAACTGAAAATCAGAAAAAACAAAACTCAAAAGGTATGGGTAATATTAAAAAGCGTGTGTCTATTTTAAATGCCATGTATAAAGATAAAGTAGATGTGTTTGTAGATGATTTTCAAGATGAAGAGGATAGAGGAACCAAGGTAGTTGTAACGCTTAAAAAGGATTGA
- a CDS encoding LytR/AlgR family response regulator transcription factor, producing the protein MKLTSIIVEDEETSREILKNYLKKYCPNVSVLGEAANVEEALVLIRNNDLDLVFLDVEMPYGNAFDLLDRVGDINFETIFVTAYNHYAIDALNAHASYYLMKPISIDELIKAVDYISEIKTKETALQNQVLVPKTNNVHGKITIPQLDGFEVLNTSDILYCKADDNYTEIHLNTNKKKIVSKTLKYFEDILIDGSFARVHKSYLVNVNEVVKYVKGKGGSVVLSNGKEIMVSASKKSELLSYFQ; encoded by the coding sequence ATGAAACTAACCTCCATAATCGTCGAAGACGAAGAAACAAGCAGGGAAATTCTTAAGAATTATCTCAAAAAATACTGTCCAAACGTAAGTGTTTTAGGCGAAGCTGCAAATGTAGAAGAGGCTTTGGTATTAATCCGAAATAATGATTTAGACTTGGTGTTTTTAGATGTAGAAATGCCCTATGGAAACGCCTTCGATTTACTCGACAGGGTTGGCGACATAAATTTTGAAACCATCTTTGTAACCGCCTATAACCACTATGCTATTGATGCTTTAAACGCCCATGCATCGTATTATTTAATGAAACCCATCTCCATAGACGAACTTATTAAAGCAGTCGATTATATTTCCGAAATTAAAACCAAAGAAACCGCTCTACAAAACCAAGTGCTTGTTCCTAAAACCAATAACGTTCATGGTAAAATAACCATTCCGCAATTAGATGGTTTCGAGGTTCTGAATACTTCGGATATTTTATATTGTAAAGCCGATGACAATTACACCGAAATTCATTTAAACACGAACAAGAAAAAAATAGTAAGTAAAACATTAAAATATTTTGAAGATATTTTGATTGATGGTAGCTTTGCTAGAGTACACAAATCATATTTAGTAAACGTTAATGAAGTCGTAAAATATGTAAAAGGCAAGGGAGGAAGCGTTGTGTTAAGCAACGGAAAAGAAATTATGGTTTCAGCCTCCAAAAAATCCGAACTTTTATCATATTTTCAGTAA